Proteins encoded in a region of the Gallalistipes aquisgranensis genome:
- a CDS encoding EpsG family protein: protein MLESITIYVLTAWILYLLARPYANLGEANTFWTKGMIWSVIVFASIAGARYNVGVDYMGYLNSYDELLSGKEMYRDDFEIGFLSISRFLAFFGLHFFFFFALWAALQIGFVYSALKDSRYIIPYVALCIMLGPYFLNWMNGIRQTVVACAFVWAVQYIKDRRLIPYMVFIVLACTIHHSALILIPFYWLGRKKIVSDRPTTSLIVLSVCIALGSTPTWINSLSFVGSFFETFGFDRYGNVFNELTGGASELVKFDWGPTKIAALLLEILIIVYYPKMKVCFRQTKIDTFFLLFFLGICWYYLVMNTIHQMIRPTEYFTIFRLPMTAYLLYYLKTTKRHKAFTLACILCFSYIFITIYKGYTNPQGSYATVLYHFFFEKI from the coding sequence ATGTTGGAAAGCATAACGATATACGTCCTGACCGCCTGGATTCTTTATCTGCTGGCACGGCCCTATGCGAACCTGGGGGAGGCCAATACGTTCTGGACCAAAGGGATGATCTGGTCGGTCATCGTCTTCGCATCCATCGCGGGAGCCCGCTATAACGTGGGGGTAGACTATATGGGGTATCTCAACAGCTACGACGAACTGCTGTCGGGCAAAGAGATGTACAGGGACGATTTTGAAATCGGCTTCTTATCCATCTCCCGGTTTCTGGCCTTTTTCGGCCTGCATTTTTTCTTTTTCTTCGCATTATGGGCCGCGCTCCAGATCGGATTCGTCTATTCGGCACTGAAGGACAGCCGTTACATAATACCGTACGTAGCCCTCTGCATCATGCTCGGACCGTATTTCCTGAACTGGATGAACGGTATCCGACAGACGGTGGTGGCCTGTGCATTCGTATGGGCCGTCCAATATATAAAAGACCGGAGGCTCATCCCCTACATGGTTTTCATCGTTCTTGCCTGCACCATCCACCATTCCGCACTGATCCTGATACCATTCTATTGGCTGGGGAGGAAAAAGATAGTATCCGACAGACCGACAACCAGCCTGATCGTTCTTTCCGTATGTATCGCACTGGGTTCCACGCCCACCTGGATCAACTCCCTTTCCTTTGTAGGGTCGTTCTTCGAAACCTTCGGATTCGACAGATACGGAAACGTATTCAACGAACTGACGGGAGGGGCCTCCGAACTGGTGAAATTCGATTGGGGTCCCACCAAAATCGCCGCACTGCTGCTGGAAATCCTCATCATCGTCTACTACCCGAAAATGAAGGTCTGTTTCCGACAGACCAAAATCGACACATTCTTTCTCCTGTTTTTCCTCGGGATATGCTGGTATTATCTCGTCATGAACACGATACACCAGATGATCCGTCCGACCGAATATTTTACCATCTTCCGTTTACCCATGACGGCGTATCTTCTGTATTATCTGAAAACGACGAAAAGGCACAAAGCCTTCACCCTCGCCTGTATTCTGTGTTTCTCCTACATATTCATCACGATCTACAAAGGATACACCAATCCCCAGGGCAGTTACGCCACCGTTCTGTATCATTTCTTCTTCGAAAAGATATGA